The Proteus sp. ZN5 genome includes the window TTTGGATCGTAAAATCTGACGTTAAACTTCCTGCTATACCATTTTCAGGGATCCCTATTCCTGATAAAGCATAATCTAACTGTGTGATATTACCTGCAATTTGGTAAGGATAACTGTTCATATCCGCATTAGCGGCAACATTTAGCGTAATCTCACGACGGTCACGATTCACTTTCGTGCTCATCTCAAGACTAACTTGTTTTTTCTCGTCTGTTTTCAACGATAAATTAATATCGCGTAAATTAAGCTGCTCACCGTCTTTCATTTGCCAAATAATTAAGCTGTCTGAAATTTTTACTTTGGCGATATTCAATTGCCAATTATTGGCTCTGGGTTCGATTACTGGGCGAGAAATATCTCGAGGAGTAGAAGGCGGTGATATTTTAGGAATAGCTTTGCTTTCTGGTGTTTGGCGAACAACGGCACCTTTAAGCATGACTTCTTTTACTTCAAGTTGATGCGAAAGTAGCGGTAATAACTCAACATCCAGACGCATATTATCGGCGGTAACTAAAGGCATTTCAGCACCGGGTGCTGTCAATGACATTTTACCACTAATAATGCTTAATTTTGGCCATACATGCCAACGCATATCATCTTGTAATGTCAGTTTATAACCGCTTTGTTTTTCGACCCTTTCAACAAGGTATCCGCGGAAATCATTGGGGTTGATGAGTAAAACTAACGCTGTTAAGCCTGCCAAAATAACCACAAGCAAAATAGCCAGTGTTGTCAAAAACCTTTTCATACAATTACCCGCTTAGTGAAATATGATAATAATGATTATAAAGATAGTTAATCTTCACTAATCCGACTACCAACTGCACCTTGTTGATTTTTATATTTTGCATCTTGACGACGATTATAAGGTCTATCAGCAGAACCAGACATTGGTTCAAAGCTTAATGCACCAATAACCATACCCGGTCTTAATGCAAGTGGGAGTTTACCTGAGTTAAAAAACTCTAATACGATTTGTCCATGCCAACCGGGATCAATACGATGAGCAGTAACATGCACCATTAAACCCAAACGAGCTAATGATGAGCGTCCATCTAACCATCCAACAACATTATCAGGCAAGGTGACTGATTCAAGCGTCACAGCTAACGCTAATTCACCGGGG containing:
- the dcd gene encoding dCTP deaminase: MRLCDRDIIQWLDEGKLVIEPRPPVERINGATADVCLGNQFRVFQGHTAAYIDLSGPKAEVNAALERVMSDEIVLPEGEAFYLHPGELALAVTLESVTLPDNVVGWLDGRSSLARLGLMVHVTAHRIDPGWHGQIVLEFFNSGKLPLALRPGMVIGALSFEPMSGSADRPYNRRQDAKYKNQQGAVGSRISED